From the genome of Homo sapiens chromosome 19 genomic scaffold, GRCh38.p14 alternate locus group ALT_REF_LOCI_7 HSCHR19LRC_PGF1_CTG3_1, one region includes:
- the LILRB1 gene encoding leukocyte immunoglobulin-like receptor subfamily B member 1 isoform X6, whose translation MHRGLIHPQSRAVGGDAMTPILTVLICLGLSLGPRTHVQAGHLPKPTLWAEPGSVITQGSPVTLRCQGGQETQEYRLYREKKTALWITRIPQELVKKGQFPIPSITWEHAGRYRCYYGSDTAGRSESSDPLELVVTGAYIKPTLSAQPSPVVNSGGNVILQCDSQVAFDGFSLCKEGEDEHPQCLNSQPHARGSSRAIFSVGPVSPSRRWWYRCYAYDSNSPYEWSLPSDLLELLVLGVSKKPSLSVQPGPIVAPEETLTLQCGSDAGYNRFVLYKDGERDFLQLAGAQPQAGLSQANFTLGPVSRSYGGQYRCYGAHNLSSEWSAPSDPLDILIAGQFYDRVSLSVQPGPTVASGENVTLLCQSQGWMQTFLLTKEGAADDPWRLRSTYQSQKYQAEFPMGPVTSAHAGTYRCYGSQSSKPYLLTHPSDPLELVVSGPSGGPSSPTTGPTSTSAGPEDQPLTPTGSDPQSGLGRHLGVVIGILVAVILLLLLLLLLFLILRHRRQGKHWTSTQRKADFQHPAGAVGPEPTDRGLQWRSSPAADAQEENLYAAVKHTQPEDGVEMDTRSPHDEDPQAVTYAEVKHSRPRREMASPPSPLSGEFLDTKDRQAEEDRQMDTEAAASEAPQDVTYAQLHSLTLRREATEPPPSQEGPSPAVPSIYATLAIH comes from the exons ATG CACCGAGGGCTCATCCATCCACAGAGCAGGGCAGTGGGAGGAGACGCCATGACCCCCATCCTCACGGTCCTGATCTGTCTCG GGCTGAGTCTGGGCCCCAGGACCCACGTGCAGGCAG GGCACCTCCCCAAGCCCACCCTCTGGGCTGAACCAGGCTCTGTGATCACCCAGGGGAGTCCTGTGACCCTCAGGTGTCAGGGGGGCCAGGAGACCCAGGAGTACCGTctatatagagaaaagaaaacagcactCTGGATTACACGGATCCCACAGGAGCTTGTGAAGAAGGGCCAGTTCCCCATCCCATCCATCACCTGGGAACATGCAGGGCGGTATCGCTGTTACTATGGTAGCGACACTGCAGGCCGCTCAGAGAGCAGTGACCCCCTGGAGCTGGTGGTGACAG GAGCCTACATCAAACCCACcctctcagcccagcccagccccgtGGTGAACTCAGGAGGGAATGTAATCCTCCAGTGTGACTCACAGGTGGCATTTGATGGCTTCAGTCTGTGTAAGGAAGGAGAAGATGAACACCCACAATGCCTGAACTCCCAGCCCCATGCCCGTGGGTCGTCCCGCGCCATCTTCTCCGTGGGCCCCGTGAGCCCGAGTCGCAGGTGGTGGTACAGGTGCTATGCTTATGACTCGAACTCTCCCTATGAGTGGTCTCTACCCAGTGATCTCCTGGAGCTCCTGGTCCTAG GTGTTTCTAAGAAGCCATCACTCTCAGTGCAGCCAGGTCCTATCGTGGCCCCTGAGGAGACCCTGACTCTGCAGTGTGGCTCTGATGCTGGCTACAACAGATTTGTTCTGTATAAGGACGGGGAACGTGACTTCCTTCAGCTCGCTGGCGCACAGCCCCAGGCTGGGCTCTCCCAGGCCAACTTCACCCTGGGCCCTGTGAGCCGCTCCTACGGGGGCCAGTACAGATGCTACGGTGCACACAACCTCTCCTCCGAGTGGTCGGCCCCCAGTGACCCCCTGGACATCCTGATCGCAG GACAGTTCtatgacagagtctccctctcgGTGCAGCCGGGCCCCACGGTGGCCTCAGGAGAGAACGTGACCCTGCTGTGTCAGTCACAGGGATGGATGCAAACTTTCCTTCTGACCAAGGAGGGGGCAGCTGATGACCCATGGCGTCTAAGATCAACGTACCAATCTCAAAAATACCAGGCTGAATTCCCCATGGGTCCTGTGACCTCAGCCCATGCGGGGACCTACAGGTGCTACGGCTCACAGAGCTCCAAACCCTACCTGCTGACTCACCCCAGTGACCCCCTGGAGCTCGTGGTCTCAG GACCGTCTGGGGGCCCCAGCTCCCCGAcaacaggccccacctccacatCTG CAGGCCCTGAGGAccagcccctcacccccaccGGGTCGGATCCCCAGAGTG GTCTGGGAAGGCACCTGGGGGTTGTGATCGGCATCTTGGTGGCCGTCATCCtactgctcctcctcctcctcctcctcttcctcatcctccgACATCGACGTCAGGGCAAACACTGGACATCGA CCCAGAGAAAGGCTGATTTCCAACATCCTGCAGGGgctgtggggccagagcccaCAGACAGAGGCCTGCAGTGGAG GTCCAGCCCAGCTGCCGATGCCCAGGAAGAAAACCTCT ATGCTGCCGTGAAGCACACACAGCCTGAGGATGGGGTGGAGATGGACACTCGG AGCCCACACGATGAAGACCCCCAGGCAGTGACGTATGCCGAGGTGAAACACTCCAGACCTAGGAGAGAAAtggcctctcctccttccccactgTCTGGGGAATTCCTGGACACAAAGGACAGACAGGCGGAAGAGGACAGGCAGATGGACACTGAG GCTGCTGCATCTGAAGCCCCCCAGGATGTGACCTACGCCCAGCTGCACAGCTTGACCCTCAGACGGGAGGCAACTGAGCCTCCTCCATCCCAGGAAGGGCCCTCTCCAGCTGTGCCCAGCATCTACGCCACTCTGGCCATCCACTAG
- the LILRB1 gene encoding leukocyte immunoglobulin-like receptor subfamily B member 1 isoform X7, translated as MHRGLIHPQSRAVGGDAMTPILTVLICLGLSLGPRTHVQAGHLPKPTLWAEPGSVITQGSPVTLRCQGGQETQEYRLYREKKTALWITRIPQELVKKGQFPIPSITWEHAGRYRCYYGSDTAGRSESSDPLELVVTGAYIKPTLSAQPSPVVNSGGNVILQCDSQVAFDGFSLCKEGEDEHPQCLNSQPHARGSSRAIFSVGPVSPSRRWWYRCYAYDSNSPYEWSLPSDLLELLVLGVSKKPSLSVQPGPIVAPEETLTLQCGSDAGYNRFVLYKDGERDFLQLAGAQPQAGLSQANFTLGPVSRSYGGQYRCYGAHNLSSEWSAPSDPLDILIAGQFYDRVSLSVQPGPTVASGENVTLLCQSQGWMQTFLLTKEGAADDPWRLRSTYQSQKYQAEFPMGPVTSAHAGTYRCYGSQSSKPYLLTHPSDPLELVVSGPSGGPSSPTTGPTSTSGPEDQPLTPTGSDPQSGLGRHLGVVIGILVAVILLLLLLLLLFLILRHRRQGKHWTSTQRKADFQHPAGAVGPEPTDRGLQWRSSPAADAQEENLYAAVKHTQPEDGVEMDTRQSPHDEDPQAVTYAEVKHSRPRREMASPPSPLSGEFLDTKDRQAEEDRQMDTEAAASEAPQDVTYAQLHSLTLRREATEPPPSQEGPSPAVPSIYATLAIH; from the exons ATG CACCGAGGGCTCATCCATCCACAGAGCAGGGCAGTGGGAGGAGACGCCATGACCCCCATCCTCACGGTCCTGATCTGTCTCG GGCTGAGTCTGGGCCCCAGGACCCACGTGCAGGCAG GGCACCTCCCCAAGCCCACCCTCTGGGCTGAACCAGGCTCTGTGATCACCCAGGGGAGTCCTGTGACCCTCAGGTGTCAGGGGGGCCAGGAGACCCAGGAGTACCGTctatatagagaaaagaaaacagcactCTGGATTACACGGATCCCACAGGAGCTTGTGAAGAAGGGCCAGTTCCCCATCCCATCCATCACCTGGGAACATGCAGGGCGGTATCGCTGTTACTATGGTAGCGACACTGCAGGCCGCTCAGAGAGCAGTGACCCCCTGGAGCTGGTGGTGACAG GAGCCTACATCAAACCCACcctctcagcccagcccagccccgtGGTGAACTCAGGAGGGAATGTAATCCTCCAGTGTGACTCACAGGTGGCATTTGATGGCTTCAGTCTGTGTAAGGAAGGAGAAGATGAACACCCACAATGCCTGAACTCCCAGCCCCATGCCCGTGGGTCGTCCCGCGCCATCTTCTCCGTGGGCCCCGTGAGCCCGAGTCGCAGGTGGTGGTACAGGTGCTATGCTTATGACTCGAACTCTCCCTATGAGTGGTCTCTACCCAGTGATCTCCTGGAGCTCCTGGTCCTAG GTGTTTCTAAGAAGCCATCACTCTCAGTGCAGCCAGGTCCTATCGTGGCCCCTGAGGAGACCCTGACTCTGCAGTGTGGCTCTGATGCTGGCTACAACAGATTTGTTCTGTATAAGGACGGGGAACGTGACTTCCTTCAGCTCGCTGGCGCACAGCCCCAGGCTGGGCTCTCCCAGGCCAACTTCACCCTGGGCCCTGTGAGCCGCTCCTACGGGGGCCAGTACAGATGCTACGGTGCACACAACCTCTCCTCCGAGTGGTCGGCCCCCAGTGACCCCCTGGACATCCTGATCGCAG GACAGTTCtatgacagagtctccctctcgGTGCAGCCGGGCCCCACGGTGGCCTCAGGAGAGAACGTGACCCTGCTGTGTCAGTCACAGGGATGGATGCAAACTTTCCTTCTGACCAAGGAGGGGGCAGCTGATGACCCATGGCGTCTAAGATCAACGTACCAATCTCAAAAATACCAGGCTGAATTCCCCATGGGTCCTGTGACCTCAGCCCATGCGGGGACCTACAGGTGCTACGGCTCACAGAGCTCCAAACCCTACCTGCTGACTCACCCCAGTGACCCCCTGGAGCTCGTGGTCTCAG GACCGTCTGGGGGCCCCAGCTCCCCGAcaacaggccccacctccacatCTG GCCCTGAGGAccagcccctcacccccaccGGGTCGGATCCCCAGAGTG GTCTGGGAAGGCACCTGGGGGTTGTGATCGGCATCTTGGTGGCCGTCATCCtactgctcctcctcctcctcctcctcttcctcatcctccgACATCGACGTCAGGGCAAACACTGGACATCGA CCCAGAGAAAGGCTGATTTCCAACATCCTGCAGGGgctgtggggccagagcccaCAGACAGAGGCCTGCAGTGGAG GTCCAGCCCAGCTGCCGATGCCCAGGAAGAAAACCTCT ATGCTGCCGTGAAGCACACACAGCCTGAGGATGGGGTGGAGATGGACACTCGG CAGAGCCCACACGATGAAGACCCCCAGGCAGTGACGTATGCCGAGGTGAAACACTCCAGACCTAGGAGAGAAAtggcctctcctccttccccactgTCTGGGGAATTCCTGGACACAAAGGACAGACAGGCGGAAGAGGACAGGCAGATGGACACTGAG GCTGCTGCATCTGAAGCCCCCCAGGATGTGACCTACGCCCAGCTGCACAGCTTGACCCTCAGACGGGAGGCAACTGAGCCTCCTCCATCCCAGGAAGGGCCCTCTCCAGCTGTGCCCAGCATCTACGCCACTCTGGCCATCCACTAG
- the LILRB1 gene encoding leukocyte immunoglobulin-like receptor subfamily B member 1 isoform X9: MRRRTQPPIGHTLCVSLSCQHRGLIHPQSRAVGGDAMTPILTVLICLGLSLGPRTHVQAGHLPKPTLWAEPGSVITQGSPVTLRCQGGQETQEYRLYREKKTALWITRIPQELVKKGQFPIPSITWEHAGRYRCYYGSDTAGRSESSDPLELVVTGAYIKPTLSAQPSPVVNSGGNVILQCDSQVAFDGFSLCKEGEDEHPQCLNSQPHARGSSRAIFSVGPVSPSRRWWYRCYAYDSNSPYEWSLPSDLLELLVLGVSKKPSLSVQPGPIVAPEETLTLQCGSDAGYNRFVLYKDGERDFLQLAGAQPQAGLSQANFTLGPVSRSYGGQYRCYGAHNLSSEWSAPSDPLDILIAGQFYDRVSLSVQPGPTVASGENVTLLCQSQGWMQTFLLTKEGAADDPWRLRSTYQSQKYQAEFPMGPVTSAHAGTYRCYGSQSSKPYLLTHPSDPLELVVSGPSGGPSSPTTGPTSTSAGPEDQPLTPTGSDPQSGLGRHLGVVIGILVAVILLLLLLLLLFLILRHRRQGKHWTSSPAQLPMPRKKTSMLP; the protein is encoded by the exons ATGAGAAGAAGGACCCAGCCTCCGATTGGCCACACTCTGTGTGTCTCTCTATCCTGCCAGCACCGAGGGCTCATCCATCCACAGAGCAGGGCAGTGGGAGGAGACGCCATGACCCCCATCCTCACGGTCCTGATCTGTCTCG GGCTGAGTCTGGGCCCCAGGACCCACGTGCAGGCAG GGCACCTCCCCAAGCCCACCCTCTGGGCTGAACCAGGCTCTGTGATCACCCAGGGGAGTCCTGTGACCCTCAGGTGTCAGGGGGGCCAGGAGACCCAGGAGTACCGTctatatagagaaaagaaaacagcactCTGGATTACACGGATCCCACAGGAGCTTGTGAAGAAGGGCCAGTTCCCCATCCCATCCATCACCTGGGAACATGCAGGGCGGTATCGCTGTTACTATGGTAGCGACACTGCAGGCCGCTCAGAGAGCAGTGACCCCCTGGAGCTGGTGGTGACAG GAGCCTACATCAAACCCACcctctcagcccagcccagccccgtGGTGAACTCAGGAGGGAATGTAATCCTCCAGTGTGACTCACAGGTGGCATTTGATGGCTTCAGTCTGTGTAAGGAAGGAGAAGATGAACACCCACAATGCCTGAACTCCCAGCCCCATGCCCGTGGGTCGTCCCGCGCCATCTTCTCCGTGGGCCCCGTGAGCCCGAGTCGCAGGTGGTGGTACAGGTGCTATGCTTATGACTCGAACTCTCCCTATGAGTGGTCTCTACCCAGTGATCTCCTGGAGCTCCTGGTCCTAG GTGTTTCTAAGAAGCCATCACTCTCAGTGCAGCCAGGTCCTATCGTGGCCCCTGAGGAGACCCTGACTCTGCAGTGTGGCTCTGATGCTGGCTACAACAGATTTGTTCTGTATAAGGACGGGGAACGTGACTTCCTTCAGCTCGCTGGCGCACAGCCCCAGGCTGGGCTCTCCCAGGCCAACTTCACCCTGGGCCCTGTGAGCCGCTCCTACGGGGGCCAGTACAGATGCTACGGTGCACACAACCTCTCCTCCGAGTGGTCGGCCCCCAGTGACCCCCTGGACATCCTGATCGCAG GACAGTTCtatgacagagtctccctctcgGTGCAGCCGGGCCCCACGGTGGCCTCAGGAGAGAACGTGACCCTGCTGTGTCAGTCACAGGGATGGATGCAAACTTTCCTTCTGACCAAGGAGGGGGCAGCTGATGACCCATGGCGTCTAAGATCAACGTACCAATCTCAAAAATACCAGGCTGAATTCCCCATGGGTCCTGTGACCTCAGCCCATGCGGGGACCTACAGGTGCTACGGCTCACAGAGCTCCAAACCCTACCTGCTGACTCACCCCAGTGACCCCCTGGAGCTCGTGGTCTCAG GACCGTCTGGGGGCCCCAGCTCCCCGAcaacaggccccacctccacatCTG CAGGCCCTGAGGAccagcccctcacccccaccGGGTCGGATCCCCAGAGTG GTCTGGGAAGGCACCTGGGGGTTGTGATCGGCATCTTGGTGGCCGTCATCCtactgctcctcctcctcctcctcctcttcctcatcctccgACATCGACGTCAGGGCAAACACTGGACATCGA GTCCAGCCCAGCTGCCGATGCCCAGGAAGAAAACCTCT ATGCTGCCGTGA
- the LILRB1 gene encoding leukocyte immunoglobulin-like receptor subfamily B member 1 isoform X10 → MRRRTQPPIGHTLCVSLSCQHRGLIHPQSRAVGGDAMTPILTVLICLGLSLGPRTHVQAGHLPKPTLWAEPGSVITQGSPVTLRCQGGQETQEYRLYREKKTALWITRIPQELVKKGQFPIPSITWEHAGRYRCYYGSDTAGRSESSDPLELVVTGAYIKPTLSAQPSPVVNSGGNVILQCDSQVAFDGFSLCKEGEDEHPQCLNSQPHARGSSRAIFSVGPVSPSRRWWYRCYAYDSNSPYEWSLPSDLLELLVLGVSKKPSLSVQPGPIVAPEETLTLQCGSDAGYNRFVLYKDGERDFLQLAGAQPQAGLSQANFTLGPVSRSYGGQYRCYGAHNLSSEWSAPSDPLDILIAGQFYDRVSLSVQPGPTVASGENVTLLCQSQGWMQTFLLTKEGAADDPWRLRSTYQSQKYQAEFPMGPVTSAHAGTYRCYGSQSSKPYLLTHPSDPLELVVSGPSGGPSSPTTGPTSTSGPEDQPLTPTGSDPQSGLGRHLGVVIGILVAVILLLLLLLLLFLILRHRRQGKHWTSSPAQLPMPRKKTSMLP, encoded by the exons ATGAGAAGAAGGACCCAGCCTCCGATTGGCCACACTCTGTGTGTCTCTCTATCCTGCCAGCACCGAGGGCTCATCCATCCACAGAGCAGGGCAGTGGGAGGAGACGCCATGACCCCCATCCTCACGGTCCTGATCTGTCTCG GGCTGAGTCTGGGCCCCAGGACCCACGTGCAGGCAG GGCACCTCCCCAAGCCCACCCTCTGGGCTGAACCAGGCTCTGTGATCACCCAGGGGAGTCCTGTGACCCTCAGGTGTCAGGGGGGCCAGGAGACCCAGGAGTACCGTctatatagagaaaagaaaacagcactCTGGATTACACGGATCCCACAGGAGCTTGTGAAGAAGGGCCAGTTCCCCATCCCATCCATCACCTGGGAACATGCAGGGCGGTATCGCTGTTACTATGGTAGCGACACTGCAGGCCGCTCAGAGAGCAGTGACCCCCTGGAGCTGGTGGTGACAG GAGCCTACATCAAACCCACcctctcagcccagcccagccccgtGGTGAACTCAGGAGGGAATGTAATCCTCCAGTGTGACTCACAGGTGGCATTTGATGGCTTCAGTCTGTGTAAGGAAGGAGAAGATGAACACCCACAATGCCTGAACTCCCAGCCCCATGCCCGTGGGTCGTCCCGCGCCATCTTCTCCGTGGGCCCCGTGAGCCCGAGTCGCAGGTGGTGGTACAGGTGCTATGCTTATGACTCGAACTCTCCCTATGAGTGGTCTCTACCCAGTGATCTCCTGGAGCTCCTGGTCCTAG GTGTTTCTAAGAAGCCATCACTCTCAGTGCAGCCAGGTCCTATCGTGGCCCCTGAGGAGACCCTGACTCTGCAGTGTGGCTCTGATGCTGGCTACAACAGATTTGTTCTGTATAAGGACGGGGAACGTGACTTCCTTCAGCTCGCTGGCGCACAGCCCCAGGCTGGGCTCTCCCAGGCCAACTTCACCCTGGGCCCTGTGAGCCGCTCCTACGGGGGCCAGTACAGATGCTACGGTGCACACAACCTCTCCTCCGAGTGGTCGGCCCCCAGTGACCCCCTGGACATCCTGATCGCAG GACAGTTCtatgacagagtctccctctcgGTGCAGCCGGGCCCCACGGTGGCCTCAGGAGAGAACGTGACCCTGCTGTGTCAGTCACAGGGATGGATGCAAACTTTCCTTCTGACCAAGGAGGGGGCAGCTGATGACCCATGGCGTCTAAGATCAACGTACCAATCTCAAAAATACCAGGCTGAATTCCCCATGGGTCCTGTGACCTCAGCCCATGCGGGGACCTACAGGTGCTACGGCTCACAGAGCTCCAAACCCTACCTGCTGACTCACCCCAGTGACCCCCTGGAGCTCGTGGTCTCAG GACCGTCTGGGGGCCCCAGCTCCCCGAcaacaggccccacctccacatCTG GCCCTGAGGAccagcccctcacccccaccGGGTCGGATCCCCAGAGTG GTCTGGGAAGGCACCTGGGGGTTGTGATCGGCATCTTGGTGGCCGTCATCCtactgctcctcctcctcctcctcctcttcctcatcctccgACATCGACGTCAGGGCAAACACTGGACATCGA GTCCAGCCCAGCTGCCGATGCCCAGGAAGAAAACCTCT ATGCTGCCGTGA
- the LILRB1 gene encoding leukocyte immunoglobulin-like receptor subfamily B member 1 isoform X2: protein MRRRTQPPIGHTLCVSLSCQHRGLIHPQSRAVGGDAMTPILTVLICLGLSLGPRTHVQAGHLPKPTLWAEPGSVITQGSPVTLRCQGGQETQEYRLYREKKTALWITRIPQELVKKGQFPIPSITWEHAGRYRCYYGSDTAGRSESSDPLELVVTGAYIKPTLSAQPSPVVNSGGNVILQCDSQVAFDGFSLCKEGEDEHPQCLNSQPHARGSSRAIFSVGPVSPSRRWWYRCYAYDSNSPYEWSLPSDLLELLVLGVSKKPSLSVQPGPIVAPEETLTLQCGSDAGYNRFVLYKDGERDFLQLAGAQPQAGLSQANFTLGPVSRSYGGQYRCYGAHNLSSEWSAPSDPLDILIAGQFYDRVSLSVQPGPTVASGENVTLLCQSQGWMQTFLLTKEGAADDPWRLRSTYQSQKYQAEFPMGPVTSAHAGTYRCYGSQSSKPYLLTHPSDPLELVVSGPSGGPSSPTTGPTSTSAGPEDQPLTPTGSDPQSGLGRHLGVVIGILVAVILLLLLLLLLFLILRHRRQGKHWTSTQRKADFQHPAGAVGPEPTDRGLQWRSSPAADAQEENLYAAVKHTQPEDGVEMDTRSPHDEDPQAVTYAEVKHSRPRREMASPPSPLSGEFLDTKDRQAEEDRQMDTEAAASEAPQDVTYAQLHSLTLRREATEPPPSQEGPSPAVPSIYATLAIH, encoded by the exons ATGAGAAGAAGGACCCAGCCTCCGATTGGCCACACTCTGTGTGTCTCTCTATCCTGCCAGCACCGAGGGCTCATCCATCCACAGAGCAGGGCAGTGGGAGGAGACGCCATGACCCCCATCCTCACGGTCCTGATCTGTCTCG GGCTGAGTCTGGGCCCCAGGACCCACGTGCAGGCAG GGCACCTCCCCAAGCCCACCCTCTGGGCTGAACCAGGCTCTGTGATCACCCAGGGGAGTCCTGTGACCCTCAGGTGTCAGGGGGGCCAGGAGACCCAGGAGTACCGTctatatagagaaaagaaaacagcactCTGGATTACACGGATCCCACAGGAGCTTGTGAAGAAGGGCCAGTTCCCCATCCCATCCATCACCTGGGAACATGCAGGGCGGTATCGCTGTTACTATGGTAGCGACACTGCAGGCCGCTCAGAGAGCAGTGACCCCCTGGAGCTGGTGGTGACAG GAGCCTACATCAAACCCACcctctcagcccagcccagccccgtGGTGAACTCAGGAGGGAATGTAATCCTCCAGTGTGACTCACAGGTGGCATTTGATGGCTTCAGTCTGTGTAAGGAAGGAGAAGATGAACACCCACAATGCCTGAACTCCCAGCCCCATGCCCGTGGGTCGTCCCGCGCCATCTTCTCCGTGGGCCCCGTGAGCCCGAGTCGCAGGTGGTGGTACAGGTGCTATGCTTATGACTCGAACTCTCCCTATGAGTGGTCTCTACCCAGTGATCTCCTGGAGCTCCTGGTCCTAG GTGTTTCTAAGAAGCCATCACTCTCAGTGCAGCCAGGTCCTATCGTGGCCCCTGAGGAGACCCTGACTCTGCAGTGTGGCTCTGATGCTGGCTACAACAGATTTGTTCTGTATAAGGACGGGGAACGTGACTTCCTTCAGCTCGCTGGCGCACAGCCCCAGGCTGGGCTCTCCCAGGCCAACTTCACCCTGGGCCCTGTGAGCCGCTCCTACGGGGGCCAGTACAGATGCTACGGTGCACACAACCTCTCCTCCGAGTGGTCGGCCCCCAGTGACCCCCTGGACATCCTGATCGCAG GACAGTTCtatgacagagtctccctctcgGTGCAGCCGGGCCCCACGGTGGCCTCAGGAGAGAACGTGACCCTGCTGTGTCAGTCACAGGGATGGATGCAAACTTTCCTTCTGACCAAGGAGGGGGCAGCTGATGACCCATGGCGTCTAAGATCAACGTACCAATCTCAAAAATACCAGGCTGAATTCCCCATGGGTCCTGTGACCTCAGCCCATGCGGGGACCTACAGGTGCTACGGCTCACAGAGCTCCAAACCCTACCTGCTGACTCACCCCAGTGACCCCCTGGAGCTCGTGGTCTCAG GACCGTCTGGGGGCCCCAGCTCCCCGAcaacaggccccacctccacatCTG CAGGCCCTGAGGAccagcccctcacccccaccGGGTCGGATCCCCAGAGTG GTCTGGGAAGGCACCTGGGGGTTGTGATCGGCATCTTGGTGGCCGTCATCCtactgctcctcctcctcctcctcctcttcctcatcctccgACATCGACGTCAGGGCAAACACTGGACATCGA CCCAGAGAAAGGCTGATTTCCAACATCCTGCAGGGgctgtggggccagagcccaCAGACAGAGGCCTGCAGTGGAG GTCCAGCCCAGCTGCCGATGCCCAGGAAGAAAACCTCT ATGCTGCCGTGAAGCACACACAGCCTGAGGATGGGGTGGAGATGGACACTCGG AGCCCACACGATGAAGACCCCCAGGCAGTGACGTATGCCGAGGTGAAACACTCCAGACCTAGGAGAGAAAtggcctctcctccttccccactgTCTGGGGAATTCCTGGACACAAAGGACAGACAGGCGGAAGAGGACAGGCAGATGGACACTGAG GCTGCTGCATCTGAAGCCCCCCAGGATGTGACCTACGCCCAGCTGCACAGCTTGACCCTCAGACGGGAGGCAACTGAGCCTCCTCCATCCCAGGAAGGGCCCTCTCCAGCTGTGCCCAGCATCTACGCCACTCTGGCCATCCACTAG